A window of the Brassica oleracea var. oleracea cultivar TO1000 chromosome C1, BOL, whole genome shotgun sequence genome harbors these coding sequences:
- the LOC106314897 gene encoding exocyst complex component EXO70A1-like — protein sequence MAEPSGAVERGIRSLISARNSLKSSLEKSKSIGLALEKTGPRFDEIEQRLPSLEAAVRPIRADREALIAVGGHINRAVGPAAAVLKVFDAVHGLEKSLLSDPKNDLSGYLSVLKRLEEALRFLGENCGLAIQWLEDIVEYLEDHSVADEKYLSTLKKSLRLLREFQQEKAKLDGGLKDAALDKLENEFRRLLQDNSVPLPMASPSSLGEQQPCIAPSQLPVTVIHKLQAILGRLRANNRLEKCVSVYVEVRSSNVRASLQALDLDYLDITVTEFNDVQSIEGYISQWGNHLEFAVKHLFEAEFKLCNEVFERFGSSLWMDCFSKIAAQAGMLAFLQFGKTVADSKKDPIKLLKLLDIFTSLNKLRADFNRLFGGEACIEIQNFTRDLIKKLIDGGAEIFWELLPQVKIQKQIPPPSDGGVPRLVSFVTDYCNKLIGDKYKSTLTQVLLIHKSWRSERFQENQLMVEVLRIIKMIEQNMDAWMKAYPDQTLSHFFGMNNHYHLYKNLKGTRIGDQLGDAWLKEHDQYKEYYATVFLRDSWGKLPSHLSREGLIIFSGGHATARDLVKKRLKAFNDAFDEMYKKQSTWVVPEKDLRDRVCQQIVQAVVPVYRSYMQNYGPLVEKDASSSKYVRYTVVALEKMLSSLYMPKPMRYGSFKGTPPSEKLKNEVDLRRTTSAVV from the coding sequence ATGGCGGAACCTTCTGGTGCTGTGGAACGAGGGATTCGAAGCTTAATATCAGCAAGAAACTCTCTAAAATCGAGTCTAGAGAAATCAAAATCCATCGGTTTAGCTTTGGAGAAAACCGGTCCTAGGTTTGACGAGATTGAGCAGAGACTACCTTCCCTCGAAGCCGCTGTGAGACCTATCCGAGCAGATAGAGAAGCTCTAATCGCTGTTGGTGGCCACATCAACAGAGCCGTTGGTCCTGCAGCTGCAGTCCTCAAAGTGTTCGACGCTGTCCACGGACTCGAGAAGTCTTTGCTATCCGACCCCAAGAACGACCTCTCCGGTTATCTATCGGTTCTAAAGCGGTTAGAGGAAGCGTTGAGGTTCCTAGGTGAGAACTGCGGGTTAGCTATCCAGTGGCTGGAAGATATCGTCGAGTATTTGGAAGATCACAGCGTTGCTGATGAGAAGTATCTTTCGACTCTGAAGAAGTCCTTGAGATTGCTTAGAGAGTTTCAACAAGAGAAAGCTAAGCTTGATGGTGGGCTTAAGGACGCTGCGTTAGACAAGCTGGAGAACGAGTTCAGGAGGCTGTTACAGGACAATAGCGTTCCACTTCCTATGGCGTCTCCGTCTTCGTTAGGAGAGCAGCAGCCTTGCATCGCGCCGTCTCAGCTGCCTGTGACTGTAATCCACAAACTGCAAGCCATCCTCGGGAGGCTCAGAGCGAACAACAGACTCGAGAAATGCGTTTCGGTGTACGTGGAAGTGAGGAGCTCTAACGTTAGAGCTAGTCTTCAAGCGCTTGACCTGGACTATCTAGACATCACTGTCACTGAGTTCAACGACGTCCAGAGCATAGAAGGTTATATATCTCAGTGGGGGAATCATTTGGAGTTTGCTGTTAAGCATCTCTTCGAAGCAGAGTTCAAGCTTTGCAACGAGGTGTTTGAGAGATTCGGCTCCAGTCTTTGGATGGATTGCTTCTCAAAGATAGCTGCTCAAGCGGGGATGCTTGCCTTTCTCCAGTTTGGTAAAACTGTCGCTGATAGTAAAAAAGATCCGATCAAGCTTCTGAAGCTGTTAGACATCTTTACTTCTTTAAACAAGCTGAGAGCTGATTTCAACCGTCTCTTCGGCGGAGAAGCTTGTATAGAGATCCAGAACTTCACAAGAGACCTCATCAAGAAGCTGATCGACGGCGGAGCTGAGATCTTCTGGGAGCTTCTGCCTCAAGTGAAGATCCAGAAGCAAATCCCGCCGCCTAGCGACGGCGGGGTGCCTAGGCTAGTCAGTTTTGTGACTGACTACTGCAACAAACTTATAGGAGATAAGTACAAATCAACGCTCACTCAAGTCCTGCTTATACACAAAAGCTGGAGATCAGAGAGGTTTCAAGAGAATCAGCTTATGGTTGAGGTGCTTAGGATAATCAAAATGATTGAGCAGAACATGGACGCGTGGATGAAAGCGTATCCGGATCAAACGCTTTCTCATTTCTTCGGTATGAACAATCATTATCATCTATACAAGAACTTGAAAGGTACGAGGATCGGAGATCAGTTGGGAGATGCGTGGCTGAAGGAGCATGATCAGTACAAAGAGTATTACGCTACAGTCTTTCTCAGAGACAGCTGGGGGAAGCTCCCTAGCCATCTGAGTAGGGAAGGGCTTATCATCTTCTCTGGTGGACACGCCACGGCTCGTGATCTCGTCAAGAAGAGGCTGAAGGCTTTCAACGATGCGTTCGATGAGATGTATAAGAAGCAGTCTACGTGGGTTGTGCCTGAGAAGGATCTGAGGGATAGAGTTTGTCAGCAGATTGTTCAGGCGGTTGTGCCTGTTTACAGAAGCTACATGCAAAACTATGGGCCGTTGGTTGAGAAAGATGCGAGTTCGAGTAAGTACGTGAGGTACACAGTGGTGGCTTTGGAGAAGATGCTCAGCTCTCTTTACATGCCTAAGCCTATGAGATATGGGAGTTTTAAAGGAACACCGCCGAGTGAGAAACTTAAGAATGAGGTTGACCTTAGACGTACTACTTCCGCTGTTGTCTGA